In a single window of the Vibrio celticus genome:
- a CDS encoding DUF2971 domain-containing protein, which yields MGYRGKVYKGDFKYKYVPYGDGAKAIINDATMKFTDPIDFNDPFDCSPSYMVGDFNELMKINQEAYKNAGRDLNLSPAQRIQEKGKMKARLQKALEDGSWKRTLQNSIGICSMTTKPCNLLMWAHYSNNHTGIVFEFSNVFPKMVDLKEFYLCAFHVNYELDKPVANLSEAHYGTDFLTKGIDWEYEDEIRCLNQEKKSGIHDYRRDLLKSVILGARIDSDDEADIRKLVKEVNQRENVSIIVYKAQMLDDKYKLIIPNHPVYGDPDW from the coding sequence ATGGGATATCGAGGAAAAGTTTATAAAGGTGACTTTAAGTATAAGTACGTTCCTTATGGAGATGGAGCCAAGGCCATCATAAATGATGCAACTATGAAGTTTACAGATCCTATAGACTTCAATGACCCTTTTGATTGTTCTCCTTCATATATGGTTGGTGATTTTAACGAGTTGATGAAAATTAACCAAGAGGCCTATAAAAATGCAGGTCGTGATTTAAATCTTTCCCCAGCTCAAAGGATACAAGAAAAAGGCAAAATGAAAGCTCGATTACAGAAAGCTCTTGAGGATGGGAGCTGGAAGAGAACATTGCAAAACAGTATTGGGATTTGTTCCATGACTACCAAACCTTGCAACCTTTTAATGTGGGCTCATTATTCAAATAACCACACAGGTATTGTCTTTGAGTTCAGTAATGTCTTTCCTAAGATGGTAGACCTTAAAGAATTCTATTTATGCGCATTCCATGTTAATTATGAATTAGACAAGCCAGTAGCAAACCTTTCAGAGGCGCACTATGGAACTGATTTTTTAACAAAGGGCATTGATTGGGAATACGAAGATGAAATTAGGTGCCTTAACCAAGAGAAGAAGTCTGGTATTCATGATTATAGAAGGGATTTGCTTAAATCAGTAATACTTGGTGCTCGAATTGATAGTGATGACGAAGCTGATATCAGGAAACTCGTCAAAGAGGTAAATCAACGCGAAAATGTATCAATTATCGTTTATAAAGCTCAAATGTTGGATGATAAGTACAAACTTATTATTCCTAACCACCCTGTTTATGGTGACCCAGATTGGTGA
- a CDS encoding phage protein: MKYREMSKNYIFRELECQMTKEEVAELCFKSVRTVTGWDEGNPIPPECKRLMRMAKGRELSISEDWVQFKMLYDRMELPTGQVVRPQQILAGIALLGIQSELEIKTSTHLLGLARAIASIKK, translated from the coding sequence TTGAAGTATCGCGAAATGAGTAAGAATTACATTTTTCGAGAACTGGAATGCCAAATGACCAAGGAAGAGGTCGCCGAATTGTGTTTTAAATCTGTGAGAACTGTCACAGGTTGGGATGAGGGAAATCCAATACCGCCCGAGTGTAAAAGACTTATGAGAATGGCAAAAGGTCGGGAACTAAGCATTAGTGAAGATTGGGTGCAGTTCAAAATGTTATACGACAGGATGGAGCTGCCGACTGGCCAAGTGGTGAGGCCACAACAAATACTAGCAGGGATTGCGCTATTGGGGATTCAGTCGGAATTAGAAATCAAAACGTCAACACACTTACTTGGACTTGCGAGGGCGATAGCCAGCATTAAAAAATAG
- a CDS encoding GGDEF domain-containing protein: MSDKAFRQLNIFFSVFCLAMTVLSLISFHTIMDKNYIITPDRNPTRVNTDRDHDGGTIGSLLRSKDKVELQCDFNRTYSSPFCEVEFVLSTEGKGLDLSTFDSVTINMEYEGQEDPRFRFYIRNHNENYSVQGDPISNKFNRLDFSLPDRKHIDLAYFNVPLWWIDYYNHPITNSGVDITNAVSVELGLGASTLDGPHTLTDESIVFHGKIMDKVMLWKILISLWVIYAVCYVCGASYVARRARILSVNQQRLLLAQEIEELKIKATTDPLTGCRNRTEALDTFYDFERLAKQGKTIHIALFDLDHFKQVNDQYGHETGDQVLILFVSTVIDNLGEQYLLYRWGGEEFLLVCIEQTTLQCNATIAKLYSSMGETTWPKGLNITASVGFTQLTQNESIRSAIKRADKALYQAKDNGRNQVVTFD; this comes from the coding sequence ATGAGCGACAAAGCATTCAGACAACTCAACATCTTCTTCTCTGTTTTTTGCCTGGCAATGACCGTACTGTCGCTGATCTCTTTTCATACCATCATGGATAAGAATTACATAATCACACCAGACAGAAACCCTACACGCGTAAACACAGATAGAGACCATGATGGCGGCACTATAGGGTCATTACTCAGGTCAAAGGACAAAGTTGAGTTACAGTGTGACTTTAATCGTACCTATAGTTCACCTTTCTGTGAGGTTGAATTTGTTCTTTCTACTGAAGGTAAAGGCTTAGATCTTTCCACATTTGATTCTGTGACCATCAATATGGAATATGAAGGTCAAGAGGACCCAAGGTTTCGATTCTACATACGTAACCACAACGAAAACTACAGCGTCCAAGGCGACCCTATTTCTAATAAGTTCAATCGCTTAGACTTCTCACTCCCCGATAGAAAACACATCGATTTAGCTTACTTCAATGTCCCTTTATGGTGGATTGACTACTACAATCACCCAATAACCAACAGCGGAGTCGATATTACTAACGCTGTTTCAGTTGAATTGGGGCTGGGAGCTAGCACGCTAGATGGCCCCCATACTCTGACGGACGAGAGCATCGTTTTCCACGGTAAGATTATGGACAAGGTTATGCTATGGAAGATCTTGATTAGCTTATGGGTAATCTACGCGGTCTGCTATGTCTGTGGGGCGTCATACGTAGCTAGGCGAGCGAGAATTCTATCAGTAAACCAACAGCGCTTGTTATTAGCCCAAGAAATTGAAGAATTAAAGATAAAGGCGACTACCGACCCTCTAACTGGCTGTCGCAACAGAACCGAAGCGTTAGATACCTTTTATGATTTTGAACGCCTCGCAAAACAAGGGAAGACAATTCACATTGCTCTGTTTGATTTAGACCACTTCAAGCAGGTCAACGACCAATACGGTCATGAAACTGGCGATCAAGTTCTTATTCTGTTTGTCTCAACGGTGATCGACAACCTTGGAGAGCAATACTTATTGTATCGTTGGGGCGGTGAGGAGTTCTTGTTAGTTTGCATAGAACAAACAACGCTACAGTGTAATGCAACTATTGCCAAACTCTACTCTTCAATGGGCGAAACCACTTGGCCCAAAGGGCTTAACATCACCGCATCCGTTGGTTTTACCCAACTTACACAGAATGAATCGATTCGTTCAGCCATTAAGCGTGCAGACAAAGCACTCTATCAAGCTAAAGATAACGGACGAAACCAAGTCGTTACGTTTGACTAA
- a CDS encoding YoaH family protein, whose translation MLNDLPTLSHEEQQKAVERIQEMMTQGISTAQAIKIVAEQIREEMSNKEE comes from the coding sequence ATGCTAAACGACTTACCAACCCTTTCTCACGAAGAACAACAGAAAGCTGTTGAACGAATTCAAGAAATGATGACCCAAGGCATCAGCACAGCACAAGCTATCAAAATCGTTGCTGAGCAAATCCGTGAAGAAATGAGTAATAAAGAAGAGTAG
- a CDS encoding conjugal transfer protein TraF — MKKTTKLLAASIAFASLPLSAANYAIEARGDAMGGVGVVSANFLTAPFYNPALVAIYRRNDDVGMIAPSFGGNYNDPNDMKSNIDAVLDASGSDITDGLKKLDGNQANFDLGGVVAFALPNQYIAANIFGKAYTESFVTPDVYTSGSDTDNLQRSAVESVSIGVAEVGLSLAKYQTFMGHHLSFGISPKLQRIYTYNYVASVNNYDLSDVRENGDGETAFNIDAGALWFFGPFRVGFAATNLISRDIETKDTTTVISGRSVGGQYAYKLEPVYTVGAGIVSDYFTLSVDYDLNETEKFTSFEDNEQMIRVGTEVDLLRQLKLRGGYYKNLAYSDSEGTVTAGVGISPLNLFQLDLSVNYTNENAMGASINFLASY, encoded by the coding sequence ATGAAAAAAACTACTAAACTACTCGCAGCGTCAATTGCATTCGCCAGTCTTCCTCTTTCAGCAGCAAACTACGCCATTGAAGCGCGTGGTGATGCGATGGGTGGTGTGGGTGTTGTTTCGGCTAACTTCCTAACCGCTCCATTCTATAACCCAGCACTAGTAGCTATTTATCGTCGTAATGATGACGTGGGAATGATTGCGCCAAGTTTTGGCGGTAATTACAATGACCCTAACGACATGAAGTCTAACATCGATGCGGTACTCGATGCTTCAGGCAGTGATATTACAGATGGATTGAAGAAACTTGATGGTAATCAAGCGAACTTTGATTTAGGTGGCGTGGTAGCTTTTGCACTACCTAATCAGTATATTGCAGCCAATATATTTGGTAAAGCATACACTGAAAGTTTTGTTACACCAGATGTATATACGTCGGGAAGTGACACGGATAATTTGCAGCGCTCGGCAGTAGAATCGGTTTCAATTGGAGTTGCTGAAGTTGGTCTTTCTTTAGCGAAGTATCAAACTTTTATGGGGCATCACTTATCGTTTGGCATCTCACCGAAACTACAGCGTATCTACACGTACAATTATGTTGCATCGGTCAATAATTATGACTTGTCTGACGTACGCGAAAATGGTGACGGTGAAACGGCTTTTAATATAGATGCTGGCGCCCTGTGGTTCTTTGGCCCGTTTAGAGTTGGATTCGCAGCGACTAACTTAATCTCTCGAGACATCGAAACAAAAGACACGACAACAGTAATCTCCGGACGTTCAGTTGGAGGACAATACGCCTACAAATTAGAGCCTGTTTACACTGTCGGGGCAGGTATCGTTTCTGATTACTTTACGTTGAGTGTTGATTACGACCTAAACGAGACAGAGAAGTTTACTTCGTTCGAAGACAACGAACAGATGATTCGTGTTGGTACTGAAGTCGACCTGTTACGTCAGCTTAAGCTAAGGGGAGGGTATTACAAGAACCTGGCTTACTCTGATTCAGAAGGAACAGTGACAGCTGGTGTTGGTATCTCGCCATTGAACTTGTTTCAGCTAGATCTAAGTGTTAACTACACGAATGAAAATGCAATGGGTGCATCCATCAATTTCCTTGCTAGTTACTAA
- a CDS encoding DUF2861 family protein gives MRLALLPLLMFSCVANTAQATDWFKSSDALTQVHKHLLDNDLPQMFDSLVEVWQINSSQSREDHLNELFDQALNKDCGKTLTRKTLPDWISSVVVKRHIIQSPGRDTFRVSINVESENNIQDITFEKWVDKIVSSDSELTKDSEVVNNASVSLYRKRYNLASQLESGLYRLSVKGDGGKSWSTWVVLGEVAMRQQVRWASKDTWRIDKKELLNPYCPLPKLEIGLYDYVDEHYEQVWGKSYESDYPMNLTGEELPNDRYVLAVSMVHSRWQGDIAIEQAQTISKTYDISSEEELK, from the coding sequence ATGAGATTAGCCTTACTTCCACTATTAATGTTTTCTTGCGTAGCGAATACCGCGCAAGCAACGGATTGGTTTAAGAGCAGCGATGCTCTGACTCAAGTTCATAAACATCTGCTAGATAATGATTTACCTCAGATGTTTGACTCATTAGTGGAAGTTTGGCAAATCAACTCGTCTCAATCACGAGAAGATCACCTCAATGAACTGTTCGATCAAGCATTGAACAAAGATTGTGGTAAAACTCTCACTAGAAAAACACTCCCAGATTGGATTAGTTCAGTCGTCGTTAAAAGACACATCATTCAAAGCCCTGGCCGAGATACCTTTCGTGTATCGATTAATGTTGAATCCGAAAACAACATTCAAGACATTACCTTCGAGAAGTGGGTCGATAAGATCGTTTCTTCGGACAGTGAGTTAACCAAAGACAGTGAAGTGGTTAACAACGCATCGGTGAGTCTATACCGCAAGCGTTACAATTTAGCCTCTCAACTTGAATCCGGTTTATACCGTTTAAGCGTTAAAGGTGATGGCGGAAAGTCTTGGAGCACTTGGGTTGTTTTGGGTGAAGTTGCCATGCGTCAACAAGTTCGCTGGGCATCAAAAGACACGTGGCGAATCGATAAAAAAGAACTACTCAATCCTTATTGTCCGCTCCCTAAGCTTGAAATCGGTTTGTACGATTACGTTGATGAACACTATGAACAGGTGTGGGGCAAGAGCTACGAATCTGATTATCCAATGAACCTCACTGGAGAAGAACTTCCCAATGATCGCTATGTCTTGGCGGTTTCAATGGTGCATTCACGCTGGCAAGGCGACATAGCGATAGAACAAGCACAAACTATCAGCAAAACTTATGATATTTCTAGCGAAGAAGAGCTAAAGTAA